One stretch of Lachnospiraceae bacterium oral taxon 096 DNA includes these proteins:
- a CDS encoding DMT family transporter, giving the protein MGQGVSAQAESKMKKLQSKFRKTGILMGVVSGLTYGIYSTLVGVAGAKDPFLSASAKNTLMSALAVALVTCGLNDLFAGIWLLISNAKNGKLAEIPRSLNTFPGKIIVIASLLGGPIANGAYLLGISTAGASAIPISATCALFGALFAWIFLKQKPTIRIVFGMLICVAGAVIINLVKPEGASNFTLGIICAFIAAICWGLEGTISSFGGAILDCDVAVNIRELVSGLSILIVVVPIIRATGLLGKAIVSPSPMMWLVLSGLSASAAYLTWYKANSMVGCAIGMSLNVTYAFWGVALSVLFLGTKLTPTMAIGCLVIIIGAITVTMNPLDFLKKGEQ; this is encoded by the coding sequence ATGGGACAGGGAGTAAGTGCTCAGGCAGAGAGCAAAATGAAAAAGTTGCAGAGCAAATTCAGAAAGACAGGAATTTTGATGGGTGTGGTTTCTGGTTTGACCTATGGAATTTATAGCACCTTAGTGGGTGTGGCCGGTGCAAAAGATCCATTTTTGTCAGCGAGTGCAAAAAATACTCTGATGAGCGCGTTGGCTGTTGCGCTTGTAACTTGTGGATTGAACGATTTGTTTGCAGGAATTTGGCTATTGATTTCTAACGCAAAGAATGGAAAATTAGCAGAGATTCCAAGAAGCCTAAATACATTTCCAGGAAAAATTATTGTGATTGCATCACTACTGGGCGGTCCAATTGCCAATGGAGCGTATTTGTTGGGAATTTCGACAGCTGGAGCGTCGGCTATTCCGATTTCAGCAACTTGTGCATTGTTTGGAGCGTTATTTGCTTGGATTTTCTTAAAGCAAAAACCAACCATACGAATTGTCTTTGGTATGTTGATCTGTGTTGCAGGGGCAGTCATTATTAATTTAGTGAAGCCAGAGGGAGCATCAAACTTTACTCTTGGCATTATCTGTGCTTTTATTGCAGCAATTTGTTGGGGATTGGAAGGAACAATTTCAAGCTTTGGTGGTGCAATTTTGGACTGCGATGTTGCGGTAAATATTCGAGAGCTAGTTTCTGGTCTTAGTATTTTAATTGTTGTTGTTCCGATTATTAGAGCAACTGGGTTGTTGGGAAAGGCTATTGTTTCGCCATCTCCAATGATGTGGCTAGTATTATCAGGTCTTAGTGCATCCGCAGCCTATTTAACTTGGTATAAGGCAAACTCTATGGTTGGCTGTGCAATTGGGATGTCGCTCAATGTAACTTATGCTTTTTGGGGAGTTGCATTATCTGTATTATTCCTTGGAACGAAACTCACACCGACAATGGCGATTGGATGTCTTGTGATTATTATCGGTGCAATTACTGTAACAATGAATCCATTGGATTTCCTTAAGAAAGGAGAGCAATGA
- a CDS encoding BMC domain-containing protein codes for MRYYGNEALGLVETLGLTPALEAADKMLKAANVELISYENVGSTLVTIMVKGDVAAVTSAVEEGARAAAKIGKVTAQNVMPRPIPAVGDIVSVHDIDA; via the coding sequence GTGAGATACTATGGAAATGAGGCACTTGGATTAGTTGAGACTCTTGGACTTACACCAGCATTAGAAGCGGCCGATAAGATGTTGAAGGCAGCAAATGTTGAATTGATTTCCTATGAAAATGTAGGATCAACATTGGTGACGATTATGGTCAAGGGAGATGTGGCAGCAGTGACAAGTGCTGTGGAAGAAGGGGCTAGAGCAGCGGCAAAAATTGGAAAAGTAACGGCACAGAATGTAATGCCAAGACCAATTCCAGCTGTTGGAGATATTGTCTCTGTACACGATATAGACGCGTAG
- a CDS encoding BMC domain-containing protein, whose protein sequence is MTKYDAIGMIETKGLVASIEAADAMVKAANVTLIGKEKVGGGLITVLIRGDVGAVKAATEAGAEAAKRVGELISVHVIPRPHGEVNAILPDHEVEES, encoded by the coding sequence ATGACAAAGTATGATGCGATTGGGATGATTGAAACAAAGGGATTGGTTGCGTCTATTGAGGCGGCAGATGCAATGGTGAAGGCTGCAAATGTGACCTTGATTGGAAAAGAGAAGGTCGGCGGAGGACTGATTACCGTATTAATTCGTGGAGATGTCGGTGCAGTGAAGGCGGCAACTGAGGCAGGAGCAGAGGCAGCAAAGAGAGTTGGTGAATTGATTTCTGTACATGTTATTCCAAGACCACATGGAGAGGTGAATGCAATTTTACCAGATCATGAGGTAGAAGAAAGCTAA
- a CDS encoding EamA family transporter: MDKWKKKMGILMGLGSGMAYGVYSTFVGVAGTKSPLSIVQNALVVAMVICGINDFLAGIFLTIYNAKQKKLNQMPGAVGSFAGKMVILASLLGGPIANGAYLLGIALAGAAAIPISALNVIFGTIFARIFLKQKLSKRVGLGMMGCVIGAMIINFSGQIQSKSFLLGVFCALIAAICWGLEGMISSFGGSVLDSDIAVNIRELVSGTTIIIILLPLLGGGKLFFSTLVAISPMFFLVLSGFSAAISYLLWYKANASIGCAMGMSLNVTYALWGVLLSVLFLGTSLTLGMMVGCVLIVIGAMIVSAES; the protein is encoded by the coding sequence ATGGATAAATGGAAGAAAAAAATGGGCATACTCATGGGGCTTGGTTCTGGAATGGCCTATGGCGTTTATAGTACATTTGTTGGTGTGGCGGGGACAAAGTCGCCTTTAAGTATAGTACAAAATGCCCTTGTTGTAGCTATGGTTATTTGTGGTATCAATGATTTTTTGGCAGGTATTTTTTTGACGATATATAATGCGAAGCAAAAAAAGCTCAATCAAATGCCAGGGGCAGTGGGAAGCTTTGCGGGGAAAATGGTGATTTTAGCCTCTCTTTTGGGCGGACCCATTGCCAATGGTGCTTATCTATTAGGTATTGCCCTTGCCGGAGCTGCGGCCATTCCCATTTCGGCACTCAATGTGATATTTGGAACAATTTTTGCTCGTATTTTTCTAAAGCAAAAACTCTCAAAGAGAGTGGGACTTGGAATGATGGGATGTGTCATCGGAGCAATGATTATTAATTTTTCTGGACAGATACAGAGCAAAAGTTTTTTGCTCGGTGTGTTTTGTGCCTTGATTGCAGCAATTTGCTGGGGGCTGGAAGGAATGATTTCTAGTTTTGGTGGATCTGTCTTAGACAGCGATATTGCCGTAAATATCAGAGAATTGGTCTCAGGGACAACAATTATTATTATCCTCTTGCCATTGCTTGGTGGTGGAAAATTATTTTTTTCTACTTTGGTGGCGATTTCGCCAATGTTTTTTTTAGTGCTATCTGGTTTTAGTGCGGCGATTAGCTATTTGTTGTGGTATAAGGCCAATGCCAGCATTGGTTGTGCCATGGGAATGTCGCTAAATGTGACCTATGCACTGTGGGGGGTACTTCTTTCAGTTCTATTTTTGGGGACAAGTTTGACTTTAGGAATGATGGTCGGCTGTGTACTCATTGTGATAGGGGCTATGATTGTGTCAGCGGAAAGTTAA
- the rpiB gene encoding ribose 5-phosphate isomerase B produces the protein MKLAIGNDHAAVEMKNEIKDYLESKGIEVVNVGTDTHDRVNYPESGYRVAKMVASGEVDGGVLICGTGVGISLAANKIPGIRCCVCSEPYTARLSKQHNNTNIIAFGARVIGMDMAKMIVDEWINAEFEGGRHEMRVAMITEIEKTGSLKAVDGQ, from the coding sequence ATGAAGTTGGCTATTGGAAATGACCACGCAGCAGTGGAAATGAAGAATGAAATAAAGGACTATTTAGAGAGCAAGGGAATTGAAGTTGTCAATGTTGGGACGGATACACATGACCGAGTTAATTATCCAGAAAGTGGCTACCGCGTGGCTAAGATGGTGGCTTCTGGTGAAGTTGATGGAGGTGTGCTAATTTGTGGAACAGGTGTGGGAATTAGCCTTGCAGCAAATAAGATTCCAGGAATTCGCTGTTGTGTATGCAGTGAACCATATACAGCAAGATTGAGTAAGCAGCATAACAATACAAATATTATTGCTTTTGGTGCCAGAGTGATTGGAATGGATATGGCAAAGATGATTGTAGATGAGTGGATAAATGCAGAGTTTGAAGGTGGCCGTCATGAGATGCGAGTTGCTATGATTACAGAGATTGAAAAGACGGGAAGTTTAAAGGCTGTGGACGGTCAGTAG
- a CDS encoding BMC domain-containing protein translates to MREYEAIGSIETFGLVFVLEAADAMCKAADVEVIGYENVASGYISVIVRGDVSACYSAVEAGVAAVEKMGAQVYSSVVIPRPHEDLEKILAKYNIKNLLGE, encoded by the coding sequence ATGAGAGAGTATGAGGCCATTGGATCGATTGAAACCTTCGGTCTGGTGTTTGTATTAGAGGCGGCTGATGCCATGTGTAAGGCGGCAGATGTAGAAGTTATTGGATATGAAAATGTGGCATCTGGATATATTTCTGTCATTGTTCGAGGGGATGTCAGCGCATGCTATTCGGCCGTGGAAGCAGGAGTTGCTGCTGTAGAAAAAATGGGAGCACAGGTATATAGTAGCGTAGTTATTCCTCGTCCACACGAGGATTTGGAAAAGATCCTTGCAAAATACAATATAAAGAATTTGTTGGGCGAGTAG
- a CDS encoding class I SAM-dependent methyltransferase: MWVANQWNDYEVLDTSSREKLERWGDYILVRPDPQVIWNTPKTHYSWTHKNGHYHRSAKGGGEWEFFNLPKQWTIGYDLPKEVAQGKRHLVFNLKPFSFKHTGVFPEQATNWDWSSLLISDAINKGRKIKVLNLFAYTGGATIVAAAAGAQVTHVDASKGMVGWAKENAISSGLESAPIRWLVDDCVKFVEREIRRGNQYDAIIMDPPSYGRGPKGEIWKIEESIYSLIQLCSKLLSDTPLFFLINSYTTGLQPGVLTYMLSTEVASKKAGATVEAEEIGLPVTEKNLVLPCGASGRCYWN, from the coding sequence ATGTGGGTTGCCAATCAATGGAATGATTATGAAGTTTTAGACACTTCAAGTAGAGAAAAATTAGAACGCTGGGGGGATTATATTCTTGTAAGACCAGATCCACAGGTCATTTGGAATACCCCAAAAACCCACTATAGTTGGACACACAAAAATGGACATTATCACAGAAGTGCCAAGGGTGGAGGAGAATGGGAATTTTTTAATCTTCCAAAGCAATGGACCATTGGCTATGATTTGCCAAAGGAAGTGGCACAGGGGAAGAGACACCTTGTCTTTAATTTAAAACCATTTAGCTTTAAACACACAGGTGTATTTCCTGAACAGGCCACCAACTGGGATTGGTCTTCTCTCCTTATTTCTGATGCCATCAACAAAGGTCGTAAAATTAAAGTTTTAAATCTCTTTGCCTACACTGGTGGTGCAACGATTGTTGCTGCCGCTGCAGGTGCACAAGTAACTCATGTCGATGCAAGCAAAGGAATGGTTGGATGGGCAAAGGAAAATGCAATTTCTTCTGGTTTAGAGAGTGCTCCTATTCGCTGGCTTGTCGATGACTGTGTCAAATTTGTCGAGCGAGAAATTCGCCGTGGCAATCAATATGATGCCATTATTATGGATCCTCCTTCCTATGGTCGAGGCCCAAAGGGAGAAATTTGGAAAATTGAAGAGTCCATCTACTCCCTAATTCAGCTTTGCTCAAAACTGTTGAGTGACACACCGCTTTTCTTTTTAATTAATTCCTATACTACAGGACTTCAGCCAGGTGTCCTCACCTATATGCTCTCCACAGAGGTCGCAAGCAAAAAGGCAGGAGCCACAGTAGAGGCAGAAGAAATTGGTCTTCCTGTCACAGAAAAAAATTTAGTGCTCCCATGCGGTGCAAGTGGAAGATGCTATTGGAATTGA
- the cutC gene encoding choline trimethylamine-lyase, with product MDLRDFSEKLAKATQNMSAEEKLALMKVFEKVSGDITKKETETPTYNFSENRTTVPDGITPRLQALKDIYMTHKPSITTFRARAITKITKENPGMPKILLRAKCFKYCCETAPLVIQDHELIVGAPQGAPRAGAFSPDIAWRWMVDEIETIGTRPQDPFYISEEDKKIMREELFPFWRGKSVDEYCEDQYREAGVWELSGESFVSDCSYHALNGGGDSNPGYDVILMKKGMKDIQREAREHLEHLSYDIPEDIDKIYFYKGLIETAEGVMIYAKRMANYARELAEKTVDPKRKAELFKIAEVNERVPANKPETFWEAIQAVWTIESLLVVEENQTGMSIGRVDQYMYPYYKADIESGRMNDFEAFELAGCMLIKMSEMMWITSEGGSKFFAGYQPFVNMCVGGVTREGRDATNELTYLLMDAVRHVKIYQPSLACRIHNKSPKEYLRKIVSVIRAGMGFPACHFDDTHIKMMLAKGVSIEDARDYCLMGCVEPQKAGRLYQWTSTSYTQWPICIELVLNHGVPLWYGKQVTPDMGDLDQYKTYEEFDAAVKAQIKYITKWTSVATVISQRVHKELAPKPLMSLMYEGCMEKGRGVESGGAMYNFGPGVVWSGLATYADSMAAIKKLVFDDKKYTLKQLNEALKADFKGYEAIKTDCLNAPKYGNDDDYVDLIATNLIQFTENEHRKYKTLYSRLSHGTLSISNNTPFGQMTGASANGRAAWTPLSDGISPTQGSDFKGPTAIIKSVSKMSNDNMNIGMVHNFKIMSGILDTQEGEESLITLLRTASILGNGEMQFNYLSNETLLAAQKEPEKYKDLIVRVAGYSAFFSELCKDVQDEIISRTMLDHF from the coding sequence TTGGACTTACGAGATTTTTCAGAGAAGCTGGCAAAGGCCACACAAAATATGAGTGCAGAAGAGAAATTGGCGTTGATGAAGGTATTTGAAAAAGTTTCTGGTGACATCACGAAAAAAGAAACAGAAACGCCAACGTACAATTTTTCAGAGAATAGAACAACGGTTCCGGATGGAATTACACCGAGGCTACAGGCGTTAAAGGATATTTATATGACGCACAAGCCAAGTATCACGACATTTAGAGCAAGAGCAATTACAAAGATTACCAAGGAAAATCCAGGTATGCCAAAGATTTTGCTCAGAGCAAAGTGCTTTAAGTACTGTTGTGAGACAGCACCATTGGTTATTCAAGATCATGAGCTCATTGTAGGTGCTCCACAGGGTGCACCAAGAGCAGGAGCTTTTTCTCCAGATATTGCATGGAGATGGATGGTCGATGAGATTGAAACTATTGGGACAAGACCACAGGATCCATTTTATATTTCTGAAGAAGACAAAAAGATTATGAGAGAGGAATTGTTCCCATTCTGGAGGGGCAAATCGGTTGACGAGTATTGTGAGGATCAATACAGAGAAGCTGGCGTGTGGGAACTTTCGGGAGAATCCTTTGTGTCAGATTGCTCTTACCATGCACTAAATGGTGGTGGTGATTCCAATCCAGGATATGATGTGATCTTGATGAAAAAGGGAATGAAGGATATCCAAAGAGAGGCCAGAGAGCATTTGGAGCACTTAAGCTATGATATCCCTGAGGACATTGACAAGATTTACTTCTACAAGGGGCTGATTGAGACAGCAGAAGGTGTCATGATTTATGCAAAGAGAATGGCAAATTATGCAAGAGAATTGGCAGAAAAGACAGTAGATCCAAAGAGAAAGGCAGAACTTTTTAAAATTGCCGAGGTCAATGAGAGAGTTCCAGCCAATAAACCGGAGACATTTTGGGAGGCAATTCAAGCCGTTTGGACGATTGAATCCTTACTTGTAGTAGAGGAAAATCAGACAGGTATGTCCATTGGTCGTGTGGATCAATATATGTATCCATATTACAAGGCAGATATCGAATCTGGAAGAATGAATGATTTTGAGGCATTTGAGCTTGCGGGCTGTATGTTAATTAAGATGTCGGAAATGATGTGGATTACAAGTGAAGGTGGTTCCAAGTTCTTTGCAGGATATCAGCCGTTTGTCAATATGTGTGTGGGCGGTGTAACAAGAGAGGGAAGAGATGCAACAAATGAGTTGACTTATTTGTTGATGGATGCTGTTCGCCATGTCAAGATTTATCAGCCATCTCTAGCATGTCGTATTCACAATAAGTCACCAAAGGAGTATTTGAGAAAGATCGTCTCTGTTATTCGCGCGGGCATGGGATTTCCAGCGTGTCATTTTGATGATACCCATATTAAGATGATGCTTGCAAAGGGTGTTTCTATAGAAGATGCAAGAGATTATTGCTTGATGGGCTGTGTTGAACCACAAAAGGCTGGAAGACTATATCAATGGACATCGACTTCCTATACACAGTGGCCAATTTGTATAGAGCTTGTCCTCAATCATGGTGTGCCACTTTGGTATGGAAAGCAGGTAACACCAGATATGGGAGACTTAGATCAATACAAGACCTATGAGGAGTTTGATGCCGCAGTAAAGGCACAAATTAAGTATATTACCAAGTGGACAAGTGTAGCCACTGTGATTTCACAACGAGTGCACAAGGAATTGGCACCAAAGCCATTGATGTCCTTGATGTACGAAGGTTGCATGGAAAAGGGAAGAGGAGTGGAATCTGGTGGTGCAATGTATAATTTCGGACCAGGTGTTGTTTGGTCAGGTCTTGCCACTTATGCCGATTCTATGGCAGCAATTAAGAAGTTGGTGTTTGATGACAAAAAGTATACTTTAAAGCAACTGAATGAAGCACTAAAGGCTGATTTTAAGGGCTATGAGGCAATAAAGACAGATTGTTTGAACGCACCAAAGTATGGAAATGATGATGACTATGTAGATCTCATTGCGACAAATTTGATTCAGTTTACAGAGAATGAGCATAGAAAGTATAAGACTTTGTATTCAAGACTTAGTCATGGTACATTGTCAATTTCAAATAACACACCATTTGGTCAGATGACAGGGGCCAGTGCCAATGGACGAGCTGCTTGGACACCACTTTCTGATGGTATCAGTCCAACACAGGGATCTGACTTTAAGGGGCCTACAGCGATTATTAAATCGGTTTCCAAGATGTCCAATGACAATATGAATATTGGAATGGTGCATAACTTTAAGATTATGTCAGGAATTTTGGATACCCAAGAGGGAGAAGAGAGCTTGATTACATTGCTAAGAACAGCGTCTATTCTTGGAAATGGTGAGATGCAATTTAA
- a CDS encoding xanthine phosphoribosyltransferase yields the protein MNALEQRIIKDGIVKEGNVLKVDSFLNHQMDIELFEEMAREYQQRFAGKKVTKILTIEASGIGIAAIVAQKFGVPVVFAKKSESINLDGEIYTAQVESFTHKCKNQIIVSKKFLKPEDSVLIVDDFLANGCALQGLIQIVQQAGGSVAGIGIAIEKGFQQGGRMIRNMGYQLESLAIIESMDADKGTVVFREQ from the coding sequence ATGAACGCACTGGAACAGCGCATCATAAAGGATGGGATTGTAAAGGAGGGAAATGTCCTAAAAGTGGATAGCTTTTTGAATCATCAAATGGATATTGAACTCTTTGAAGAGATGGCAAGAGAGTATCAGCAGAGGTTTGCTGGAAAGAAAGTGACAAAAATCTTGACGATTGAGGCATCGGGAATTGGAATTGCAGCAATTGTTGCACAGAAATTTGGCGTTCCAGTTGTTTTTGCAAAGAAGTCAGAATCTATCAATTTAGATGGAGAGATCTATACTGCACAGGTGGAGAGTTTTACTCATAAGTGCAAAAACCAGATTATTGTATCAAAGAAATTTTTAAAACCAGAAGACAGTGTATTGATTGTCGATGACTTTTTGGCCAATGGTTGTGCACTACAGGGGCTCATTCAGATTGTACAACAGGCGGGCGGGAGTGTTGCTGGCATTGGCATTGCGATTGAGAAGGGGTTTCAGCAAGGCGGTCGAATGATTCGAAATATGGGTTACCAATTGGAGTCCTTGGCCATTATTGAGAGCATGGATGCAGATAAGGGTACGGTCGTATTTAGAGAGCAATAG